The proteins below come from a single Mucilaginibacter mali genomic window:
- a CDS encoding M28 family peptidase: MKLKFTATLASGVLLSLSTGVFAQQKLVNPAVDAAMQTASADEIKASITYLADDKLLGRAPGTPGFQMGADYVIGKLTEYGVKPAGENGGWTQQVRFRRTFAGKTGSATLTIAGKTDSIKYGNDIFIYPDPVHQVVTSSGQLAFAGYGITDKQLNYDDYAGLNVKGKIVVIVRGAPKSFPSSDASHSMDLITIQKNAAAHGAKGVILAVGDSTARPILPNPGRRGTYSIMDEKGVPVVSRNYFGGVEMLAMVGYKTFKALAATAGKNAGDVVASIKAGTPMSFPVNASVSATADFSYQDIAGFNVVGKIEGSDKKLKNEYVVHSAHLDHLGVGQPIQGDSIYNGAHDNASGVSSLLQIAKIYHNLKEKPKRSILIVMVTGEELGDLGSGYFASHPTVPVKSMVADVNTDMPTIIAPLLSVTALGAEHSSLAAVVDKAARYMDMTVEPDPEPEQNRFVRSDQYSFVVHGIPALHIKYGARTPDGKNNLNDLVKVWRAKYYHKPQDDINGMFDFDAGRKYAQLNFLIGYVVANDPQRPTWNKGDIFEKN; encoded by the coding sequence ATGAAATTAAAGTTTACAGCAACGCTTGCATCAGGCGTGTTGCTATCCTTAAGCACCGGCGTTTTCGCACAGCAAAAATTAGTTAATCCCGCTGTCGACGCGGCTATGCAAACCGCCAGCGCCGACGAAATAAAGGCCAGCATTACCTACCTGGCCGATGATAAATTACTGGGCCGCGCGCCTGGTACGCCGGGTTTCCAAATGGGTGCCGACTATGTAATAGGCAAGTTAACCGAGTACGGCGTAAAACCCGCCGGCGAAAATGGCGGCTGGACACAACAAGTGCGTTTTCGCCGCACTTTCGCTGGTAAAACGGGTTCGGCTACATTAACCATAGCCGGCAAAACCGATAGCATTAAGTACGGTAACGATATCTTCATCTATCCCGATCCGGTTCACCAGGTGGTAACCTCATCAGGCCAGCTGGCTTTCGCGGGATACGGTATTACCGATAAACAACTGAACTACGATGATTATGCCGGGCTGAATGTTAAAGGCAAGATCGTGGTGATCGTTCGCGGGGCGCCAAAAAGCTTCCCGTCTTCGGATGCATCACACAGTATGGATTTGATCACCATACAAAAAAATGCAGCCGCGCATGGTGCCAAAGGGGTTATCCTTGCCGTGGGCGATTCTACCGCGCGCCCGATACTGCCTAATCCCGGTCGCAGAGGCACTTATAGTATAATGGACGAGAAGGGTGTTCCCGTAGTGTCGCGCAATTATTTTGGCGGGGTGGAAATGTTGGCCATGGTTGGTTACAAAACGTTTAAGGCATTAGCCGCTACGGCCGGGAAAAATGCAGGCGATGTGGTAGCATCTATCAAAGCGGGAACACCCATGTCGTTCCCTGTCAATGCTTCCGTAAGCGCTACCGCCGATTTTAGCTACCAGGATATTGCCGGCTTTAACGTAGTGGGCAAAATAGAAGGATCAGACAAAAAATTGAAGAATGAATACGTGGTGCATAGCGCTCACCTTGATCACCTTGGTGTTGGTCAACCTATACAGGGCGACTCTATCTATAACGGCGCGCATGATAATGCTTCGGGCGTATCAAGCCTGTTGCAGATAGCCAAGATCTACCATAACCTGAAAGAAAAGCCCAAACGCTCTATCCTGATCGTTATGGTTACCGGCGAAGAGTTGGGAGATTTGGGCTCGGGCTATTTTGCAAGCCATCCAACCGTTCCGGTAAAATCGATGGTAGCCGATGTGAATACCGATATGCCTACCATCATTGCCCCGCTATTGTCGGTTACCGCTTTGGGTGCCGAGCATTCATCGCTGGCGGCGGTGGTTGATAAGGCAGCCCGCTACATGGATATGACCGTTGAACCCGACCCTGAGCCGGAGCAGAACCGTTTTGTACGCAGCGATCAGTATAGCTTTGTGGTACACGGTATCCCGGCGCTGCACATTAAATACGGCGCACGCACGCCTGACGGTAAAAACAACCTGAACGACCTGGTGAAAGTTTGGCGCGCCAAATACTACCACAAACCACAGGACGATATAAATGGCATGTTTGATTTTGACGCCGGCCGTAAATACGCCCAGCTTAACTTCCTGATAGGGTATGTGGTTGCAAATGATCCGCAACGCCCAACCTGGAATAAAGGTGATATCTTTGAAAAGAATTAA
- a CDS encoding ABC transporter ATP-binding protein — protein sequence MLKATAIHKSYGNLHILKGVDLEVAKGEIVAIVGASGAGKSSLLNILGTLDKPDAGRLFFNGHELSSMNSTQLSNFRNRKIGFIFQFHHLLAEFTALENVCIPAFIAGTAKGVAEARAMELLDMLGLSDRTTHKPNQLSGGEQQRVAVARALINKPDLIFADEPSGNLDSANARELHELFIRLRRDFDQTFVIVTHNEDLSNLSDRKVTMKDGLIIS from the coding sequence ATGCTTAAAGCTACAGCTATCCATAAATCGTACGGCAACCTGCACATTTTAAAAGGGGTTGACCTGGAAGTTGCCAAGGGGGAAATTGTGGCCATTGTAGGCGCGTCGGGCGCGGGGAAGAGCTCGCTGCTGAATATTTTGGGCACGTTGGATAAGCCCGATGCAGGTCGGCTATTTTTTAACGGGCACGAACTGAGCAGCATGAACAGTACGCAGCTAAGTAACTTCCGTAACCGCAAGATCGGGTTCATCTTCCAGTTTCATCACCTGCTGGCCGAGTTTACCGCGCTGGAGAATGTGTGCATCCCGGCCTTTATTGCCGGTACCGCTAAAGGAGTTGCCGAGGCACGCGCCATGGAACTGCTGGATATGCTGGGTTTGAGCGATCGGACCACGCATAAGCCTAACCAACTTTCGGGCGGCGAGCAGCAGCGTGTGGCCGTAGCCCGTGCGCTGATCAATAAGCCCGACCTGATCTTTGCCGATGAACCCTCGGGTAACCTTGATTCGGCCAACGCGCGCGAACTGCACGAATTGTTCATCAGGCTGCGCCGCGACTTTGATCAAACCTTTGTAATTGTAACCCATAACGAAGACCTGTCTAACCTGTCGGACCGTAAGGTGACCATGAAGGACGGCTTAATTATATCCTGA
- a CDS encoding ATP-grasp domain-containing protein encodes MAKMLITGAASGRAHQLKSKLEGNIVLGDYAELPAVMLQSGAMISLPNPNDASYAHKMLTLSLDKGIEIIYALQTAELDLLNEAALLFNEYGITIKAADEVQ; translated from the coding sequence ATGGCTAAAATGTTGATTACCGGGGCGGCTTCAGGCCGGGCGCATCAGTTGAAGAGTAAGCTGGAGGGAAATATCGTTTTGGGCGATTATGCAGAACTGCCCGCTGTGATGTTGCAGAGCGGGGCGATGATCAGTTTGCCCAACCCGAACGATGCATCATACGCGCATAAGATGCTGACTTTAAGTTTAGATAAGGGTATTGAAATCATATACGCCCTGCAAACTGCCGAACTTGATCTGCTGAACGAGGCAGCCTTATTATTTAACGAATACGGAATAACCATTAAAGCGGCCGATGAAGTACAGTGA
- a CDS encoding HAD family hydrolase yields the protein MKYSDIDPRKTAFIFELDNVLYPEKDYLYQVYYLFAGFLEYTEMLDAKVLVNLMVKTHDEDGPEVVFDRVQQRFQLDEQYRFNFEHLHKSAQLPLKLLLYADMLQLMQDIVVDRKKLFIVTNGNPEQQLNKLKHVEWHGLEKYLTCYFADELSPKPEPDSIYKLIADHGLQRRDMVMTGVTDTDVLCAEACGIDFIYADEFISL from the coding sequence ATGAAGTACAGTGATATAGACCCGCGCAAAACCGCCTTTATTTTTGAACTGGATAACGTGCTGTATCCCGAAAAGGATTACCTGTACCAGGTGTATTACCTCTTCGCAGGTTTTTTGGAATATACTGAAATGCTGGACGCCAAGGTGCTGGTAAACCTGATGGTGAAAACACACGATGAAGATGGTCCGGAGGTGGTGTTTGATCGTGTTCAGCAGCGCTTTCAACTGGATGAGCAATACCGCTTCAATTTCGAACATCTGCATAAAAGCGCCCAGTTGCCGCTAAAACTTTTGCTATATGCCGATATGCTGCAATTGATGCAGGATATTGTGGTGGACAGGAAAAAACTGTTCATTGTTACCAACGGCAACCCAGAGCAACAACTGAATAAATTAAAGCATGTAGAATGGCACGGACTTGAAAAATACCTTACCTGCTACTTCGCCGATGAACTTTCGCCCAAACCCGAACCGGACAGTATCTACAAACTCATAGCCGACCACGGCCTGCAGCGCCGCGATATGGTGATGACCGGCGTAACTGATACCGATGTACTTTGCGCTGAAGCTTGCGGCATTGATTTTATTTATGCCGACGAATTCATATCTTTATAG
- a CDS encoding S41 family peptidase, with product MKRSFYFAVVLVAGVLTACHHKKSDEGILDGPTKEGTTLDLVRDSVYLYTKEAYYWADAIPSYHDLQPRSINGSSDLAAVGAEVNILSQFKINPQTGQPYEYVANSGGQAKYSFIDNGQTSAALGGNKADFGFALTAISNTDIRVRYVYGGSAAGNNGVHRGDMLTTVNSRSNLDLSSNTDYNFIVNALGTSPLSMTLKRPDNSTYSVTLNSGSYTVNPVLLYKTFDLGSGKKVGYIVFNTFTAPANATPKLDEAFASFTSNGITDLVVDLRYNGGGYVSTSEYLANLIVPTAKNNTTMYNYYFNSTLQSGKAEVLKNQVARDANGLYNLAQVDYTVAGNAVNFSKKGSLNIGRVFFLVTGGTASASELAINNLIPAMDVKLIGTNTYGKPVGFFAININAYQLYVPEFETKNSAGQGGYFTGMNPGGNYPGFGSNDDLTKDFGDATEGLLSHALNYVKNGTYGTSLKIQSVDGQPAVSHNIGAEDFNGMIANRRPRK from the coding sequence ATGAAAAGATCGTTTTACTTTGCTGTAGTGTTGGTAGCCGGCGTTTTAACGGCCTGCCACCATAAAAAATCGGATGAAGGTATTTTAGATGGACCAACCAAAGAGGGTACCACTTTAGACCTGGTGCGCGATTCGGTATACCTGTACACCAAAGAGGCATATTACTGGGCCGATGCTATCCCAAGTTATCACGATCTGCAGCCACGTAGTATAAACGGGAGCAGCGATCTGGCCGCTGTTGGCGCCGAAGTAAATATCCTTTCGCAGTTTAAAATTAACCCGCAAACCGGGCAACCTTACGAGTATGTAGCCAATAGTGGTGGGCAAGCCAAGTATTCGTTTATTGATAACGGGCAAACCAGCGCTGCTTTGGGTGGCAATAAGGCCGATTTTGGCTTCGCCCTGACCGCCATCAGCAATACAGACATAAGGGTACGCTATGTTTACGGTGGATCGGCAGCAGGTAATAATGGAGTGCACCGGGGTGATATGCTTACTACAGTGAACAGCCGCAGCAACCTGGATCTGTCTTCAAACACCGATTACAATTTTATTGTTAACGCATTGGGCACGTCGCCGCTGAGTATGACGCTTAAACGCCCCGATAATAGTACCTACAGCGTAACGCTAAACTCGGGCAGTTATACGGTTAACCCGGTGCTGCTTTATAAAACCTTTGATCTGGGCAGCGGGAAAAAAGTTGGTTATATCGTTTTTAATACTTTTACTGCGCCTGCAAATGCTACACCAAAGTTGGATGAAGCTTTCGCCAGCTTTACCAGCAACGGCATTACCGATTTGGTGGTAGACCTGCGCTACAACGGCGGCGGTTATGTTTCCACATCCGAATATTTGGCTAACCTGATCGTCCCTACGGCTAAGAATAATACCACCATGTACAACTATTATTTTAACAGCACCCTGCAAAGTGGTAAGGCCGAGGTGTTGAAGAACCAGGTAGCGCGTGATGCGAACGGTTTATATAACCTGGCCCAGGTTGATTATACGGTGGCCGGTAATGCGGTTAATTTTAGTAAAAAGGGAAGCCTGAATATTGGCCGCGTATTCTTTTTGGTTACCGGCGGCACTGCATCGGCCAGCGAACTGGCTATTAATAACCTGATACCTGCTATGGATGTTAAGCTGATAGGCACTAATACCTATGGCAAGCCGGTAGGGTTTTTCGCTATCAACATTAATGCTTACCAGCTATACGTACCCGAGTTTGAAACTAAAAACTCGGCAGGGCAGGGTGGGTACTTTACCGGCATGAACCCTGGTGGTAACTATCCCGGATTTGGCAGCAATGATGACCTGACCAAAGATTTTGGCGACGCCACCGAAGGTTTGCTGTCGCACGCGCTTAATTATGTGAAAAACGGTACTTATGGTACCAGCCTGAAAATACAAAGCGTTGATGGCCAGCCGGCTGTTAGCCATAATATAGGTGCCGAAGATTTTAACGGGATGATAGCCAACAGGAGACCGAGAAAATAA
- a CDS encoding S41 family peptidase — MKKILFIAGTLLIFFTACKKSKPADEATDTGTTTTDPTIPTTGTALDKMKDSVFLYAKEDYYWYDGIPDYNTVNPRAVTGTTDLTALQAVVNKISQYKINPATGLAYEYVANSGGRAKYSYMDDGTSSQKLNATAGDFGCLPFYDAYSGNVNLYIKYVYPGSPADVQGVKRGYQIMSVNGRTDLSAASNYANQAANLAFLQNAFSSGSSTITMVLKKFDNTTINVTINAGTYTINPVITYKSLDMGNGKKMGYIVFNSFVSKASAQAALSTAFTSFANDGVTELTVDLRYNGGGFVETAEYLAGLIAPTSANGKVMYTTYYSTNLAAGKDPLLKNQVRRDANTNQLYNYSQIDFSTAATNFVKQGTLNISRVFFLVTAGTASASELTINSLRPYMNVQLIGVTTYGKPVGFFDINIGKYQMYIPEFETKNSLGQGGYYAGMEPGTTDYAGKKMNDDVTKDFGDVNDKLIAQAIYFAKNGVYTTSNDLQIQSVDTNNTKLATEAINNALNGNQFNGMIMQHHLLKK, encoded by the coding sequence ATGAAAAAAATACTGTTTATTGCAGGAACGCTATTGATATTTTTTACCGCCTGTAAAAAAAGTAAACCAGCCGACGAAGCTACAGATACCGGTACCACCACTACCGATCCAACTATCCCCACTACAGGTACCGCGTTAGATAAAATGAAAGACTCGGTATTCCTGTATGCCAAGGAAGATTATTACTGGTACGATGGCATCCCCGATTATAATACCGTTAACCCCCGCGCCGTAACCGGCACAACCGACCTGACCGCGCTGCAGGCCGTGGTAAACAAAATATCGCAATATAAAATTAACCCGGCCACCGGCCTGGCTTATGAATATGTGGCCAATAGCGGCGGCCGCGCGAAGTACTCGTATATGGATGATGGTACATCATCACAAAAGCTAAATGCTACAGCGGGCGATTTTGGTTGCTTACCTTTTTATGATGCTTATAGCGGGAACGTAAATCTTTATATCAAATATGTTTATCCCGGTTCGCCGGCTGATGTGCAGGGTGTAAAACGCGGTTACCAGATCATGAGCGTTAATGGCCGTACCGATTTGAGCGCCGCCTCCAACTATGCTAACCAGGCCGCTAATCTTGCTTTTTTGCAAAATGCCTTTAGCAGCGGTAGCAGCACAATTACTATGGTGCTAAAGAAATTTGATAACACTACAATTAACGTAACCATTAATGCCGGAACTTATACCATTAACCCGGTTATTACCTATAAATCGCTTGATATGGGTAACGGTAAAAAAATGGGTTATATCGTATTTAATAGCTTTGTAAGCAAGGCCAGTGCCCAGGCGGCTTTATCAACCGCGTTTACATCGTTTGCTAATGACGGTGTTACCGAGCTTACCGTCGATCTGCGGTATAATGGCGGTGGCTTTGTTGAAACAGCCGAGTACCTGGCCGGCTTAATAGCCCCGACATCGGCTAATGGTAAGGTTATGTATACCACTTACTACAGTACCAACTTAGCCGCCGGGAAAGATCCTTTATTAAAGAATCAGGTGCGCCGCGATGCTAATACAAACCAGCTTTATAACTATAGCCAGATAGATTTTTCGACTGCGGCTACCAATTTTGTTAAACAAGGGACTTTGAATATCAGCCGCGTATTCTTCCTGGTAACCGCGGGTACAGCATCGGCCAGCGAGTTAACGATTAACAGCTTGCGTCCATACATGAATGTGCAGCTAATAGGTGTTACAACTTATGGCAAACCTGTTGGCTTTTTTGATATTAATATAGGCAAATACCAAATGTATATCCCTGAGTTTGAAACAAAGAATTCATTAGGCCAGGGTGGTTACTATGCCGGGATGGAGCCGGGTACCACTGATTATGCTGGTAAAAAGATGAATGACGATGTGACCAAAGACTTTGGTGATGTGAACGATAAGTTAATAGCACAAGCCATATACTTTGCTAAAAACGGGGTGTACACCACTTCAAACGATCTGCAAATTCAAAGCGTTGATACCAATAACACCAAACTTGCTACCGAAGCCATTAACAATGCTTTAAACGGTAACCAGTTTAATGGGATGATCATGCAGCATCACTTGCTGAAGAAGTAA
- the smc gene encoding chromosome segregation protein SMC has translation MKLTKLEVKGFKSFGDKIVINFDEGVTAVVGPNGCGKSNVVDSIRWVLGEQSTRALRSEKMENIIFNGNKSRKPANLAEVSLTFDNTKNVLPTDFSQVTLTRKLYRSGESEYRLNDVQCRLKDITDLFLDTGIGSDSYSIIELKMIDEIITNKENSRRALFEEASGISKYKLRKKQTFNKLKDTEADLERVEDLLFEIEKNLKTLENQAKKTERYYRLKEQYKTLSVMLASFRIATFSQSLAEIEELEQKQKEEKAGILTQIDVLEADLQKQKLDSITREKNLSTQQKATNEYVAKIRAYESEKKIKNEQLRNQQDKEKRLTDELERDRQQLNHVLYNIKRLNEEKAQEDETLDVVTARVADLKAAVDELRANQTEARTELNELNSINNRLQNQIYKAEKDAEILQIQEQALEQESLRNMEDASGKEVELSHFNQVLAELQYRTEGFEKELQQAVDAENKLQEQIKATDEELTQVKDQAVAESRRLDAKQNEYNLTKSLVDNLEGFPESIRFLKKNSDWGKNAPLFSDVLFCREDFRVAIENYLEPMMNHYVVDSYEDAISAINLLSNASRGRAQFFILNNFPAEAFSPAVHGDWLPALSVVEVEAKYQPLCNHLLKNVYLVDENAEKGLDGQQLPDGVVLLGKTGKFNKAKFTMAGGSVGLFEGKRIGRARNLENLSKEIKQLETLVGKLKSRSEELQSALVALRTEGKADEIKQKQLQLNQLNTELITVKTRQEQYQAFIENSRNRKEDIARKIATIKDELLALQPQVAEFKTQKEIQGDLLAEKQQVFNELNEYLTVQSNAYNQENIRFHQQQNKVSGLMKDLDYRETQQDGLETRINQNSAELLTVKAAIQEILKLADHSDDDLLEMYAQKEELEKAAQQAEQEYYAWKGQITEVENNVSALRRKKDNAELIESELRDKRTNLRVDLNALKERLSVEFNINIEDLLNTEVPQDESEDDLREKTEKMKRQLDDFGAINPMAVEAYNEMNERYTFIQAQKKDLTEAKASLLATIQEIDDTAKEKFMAAFINVRENFIHVFRSLFNEEDSCDLILTDPQHPLESDIDIIAKPKGKRPLSINQLSGGEKTLTATAILFSLYLLKPAPFCIFDEVDAPLDDTNIDKFNNIIRKFSNDSQFIIVSHNKRTIASTDVIYGVTMVEQGVSRVVPVDLRELVD, from the coding sequence ATGAAGCTAACCAAGTTAGAAGTAAAGGGTTTTAAGAGTTTCGGGGATAAGATCGTCATTAATTTTGACGAGGGTGTAACGGCTGTTGTAGGGCCTAACGGCTGCGGCAAATCAAACGTGGTCGATTCCATCCGCTGGGTTTTGGGCGAGCAGAGCACGCGCGCGCTTCGGTCGGAGAAGATGGAGAATATCATTTTTAACGGCAATAAAAGCCGCAAGCCCGCCAACCTGGCCGAGGTTTCCCTCACTTTTGATAATACCAAAAACGTATTGCCTACCGATTTTTCGCAGGTGACGCTTACCCGCAAGCTGTACCGCAGCGGCGAAAGCGAGTACCGCCTTAACGATGTGCAATGCCGCCTGAAGGATATTACCGACCTGTTTTTGGATACCGGCATCGGATCTGATTCGTATTCCATCATCGAACTGAAGATGATCGACGAGATCATCACCAATAAAGAAAACTCGCGTCGCGCCCTGTTCGAGGAAGCATCGGGCATATCCAAGTACAAGCTGCGCAAAAAGCAAACTTTTAATAAGTTAAAAGATACCGAAGCCGACCTTGAGCGTGTGGAGGACCTGCTTTTTGAAATAGAGAAAAACTTAAAAACCTTAGAGAACCAGGCAAAAAAAACCGAACGGTATTATCGGCTAAAAGAACAATACAAAACCCTGAGCGTGATGCTGGCTTCGTTCCGGATAGCCACGTTCAGCCAGTCGCTGGCCGAAATTGAGGAATTAGAGCAGAAACAGAAGGAAGAAAAGGCGGGCATATTAACCCAGATAGATGTACTGGAAGCCGACCTGCAAAAGCAAAAGCTGGACAGCATTACCCGCGAAAAGAACCTATCGACCCAGCAGAAGGCTACCAACGAATACGTTGCCAAAATACGCGCCTACGAAAGCGAGAAGAAAATAAAGAACGAGCAACTGCGCAACCAGCAGGATAAGGAGAAACGCCTTACCGACGAACTGGAACGCGACCGCCAGCAGCTGAACCACGTGCTTTATAACATTAAACGCCTGAACGAGGAAAAAGCACAGGAAGACGAAACCCTTGATGTTGTAACCGCACGCGTGGCCGATCTGAAAGCTGCCGTTGATGAATTACGCGCTAACCAAACCGAAGCACGTACCGAATTAAACGAGCTGAACAGCATTAACAACCGCCTCCAAAACCAGATCTACAAAGCAGAAAAGGATGCTGAGATCTTACAGATACAGGAACAAGCCTTAGAGCAGGAAAGCCTGCGCAATATGGAAGATGCCAGCGGCAAGGAGGTGGAACTATCTCACTTTAACCAGGTACTGGCCGAACTGCAATACCGCACTGAGGGTTTTGAAAAGGAATTGCAGCAGGCCGTTGATGCCGAAAACAAGCTGCAGGAGCAAATAAAGGCTACCGACGAGGAACTAACGCAGGTAAAAGATCAGGCCGTGGCCGAAAGCCGCCGGCTGGATGCCAAGCAGAACGAATATAACCTGACCAAAAGTTTGGTGGATAATCTGGAGGGTTTCCCCGAATCGATCCGCTTTTTAAAGAAGAACAGCGACTGGGGCAAGAACGCGCCCCTGTTTAGCGATGTGCTTTTTTGCCGCGAGGATTTCCGTGTGGCGATAGAGAACTACCTGGAGCCGATGATGAACCATTACGTGGTGGATAGCTACGAGGATGCCATCAGCGCTATTAACCTGCTGAGCAACGCCTCGCGCGGGCGGGCGCAGTTTTTTATACTGAATAACTTCCCTGCCGAAGCATTTTCGCCGGCTGTGCATGGCGATTGGCTGCCGGCCCTGAGCGTGGTTGAGGTGGAGGCCAAATACCAGCCGCTGTGCAATCACCTGCTAAAAAACGTTTACCTGGTTGATGAAAACGCCGAAAAAGGTTTAGACGGGCAGCAACTGCCCGATGGCGTGGTGCTGTTAGGGAAAACCGGTAAGTTCAACAAGGCTAAGTTTACCATGGCGGGCGGTTCGGTGGGTTTGTTTGAGGGTAAGCGTATTGGTCGCGCACGTAATTTGGAGAACCTGTCGAAAGAGATTAAGCAACTGGAAACGCTGGTGGGCAAGTTAAAAAGCCGATCGGAAGAATTGCAGAGCGCCTTAGTAGCTTTGCGCACCGAGGGCAAGGCCGACGAGATCAAGCAAAAACAGTTGCAGCTAAACCAGTTGAATACCGAACTGATCACCGTTAAAACCCGGCAGGAGCAGTACCAGGCTTTTATAGAGAACAGCCGCAACCGCAAAGAGGATATTGCCCGCAAAATTGCCACCATTAAGGATGAATTGCTGGCCTTGCAGCCGCAGGTGGCCGAGTTTAAAACCCAAAAAGAGATACAAGGCGACCTCCTGGCCGAAAAGCAGCAGGTGTTTAACGAGTTGAACGAATACCTCACCGTGCAATCGAACGCTTACAACCAGGAGAATATCCGCTTCCACCAGCAGCAAAACAAGGTATCGGGCCTGATGAAGGATTTGGATTACCGCGAAACGCAGCAGGATGGCCTGGAAACCCGCATCAATCAAAACAGCGCCGAACTACTGACCGTAAAGGCTGCCATACAGGAAATATTAAAGCTGGCCGACCACAGTGATGACGACCTGCTGGAAATGTATGCCCAAAAGGAGGAACTGGAAAAAGCCGCCCAGCAGGCCGAGCAGGAGTACTATGCCTGGAAGGGTCAGATAACCGAGGTTGAAAATAATGTATCCGCGCTGCGCCGTAAAAAGGACAATGCCGAACTGATCGAAAGCGAACTGCGCGACAAGCGCACCAACCTGCGCGTTGATCTGAACGCGTTGAAGGAACGCCTTTCGGTAGAGTTTAATATTAATATTGAGGACCTTCTGAATACTGAAGTGCCGCAGGACGAGAGCGAAGACGACCTGCGCGAGAAGACTGAAAAGATGAAACGCCAGTTGGACGACTTCGGCGCGATAAACCCGATGGCGGTTGAGGCTTATAACGAGATGAACGAGCGTTATACTTTCATTCAAGCTCAAAAGAAGGATTTGACGGAAGCCAAGGCTTCACTGCTGGCTACTATACAGGAGATTGATGATACGGCTAAGGAGAAGTTTATGGCGGCCTTTATTAATGTGCGCGAAAACTTTATCCACGTGTTCCGTTCGCTGTTTAACGAGGAGGACAGCTGCGACCTGATCCTAACCGACCCGCAACACCCGCTGGAATCGGATATCGACATCATCGCCAAGCCTAAGGGCAAACGGCCCTTATCTATCAACCAGCTATCGGGTGGCGAAAAAACGCTGACGGCTACGGCCATCCTGTTCTCGCTTTACCTGCTGAAGCCGGCCCCCTTCTGTATCTTCGACGAGGTGGACGCCCCGCTGGATGATACCAACATCGATAAATTCAACAATATCATCCGCAAGTTTAGCAACGATTCGCAGTTCATCATCGTATCGCACAACAAGCGCACCATTGCCAGCACGGATGTGATCTACGGTGTTACCATGGTAGAGCAGGGCGTATCGCGCGTGGTGCCGGTGGATTTACGGGAGTTGGTGGATTAG